A stretch of the Lolium perenne isolate Kyuss_39 chromosome 3, Kyuss_2.0, whole genome shotgun sequence genome encodes the following:
- the LOC127343715 gene encoding uncharacterized protein: MRKLCPSADRDDTLDTVLEVPIPDEMLINVTGNDKRRGAAGANMRAWLKTQAFDHATVDGPAAAAANAELQLFLNVVGSPLIPCPVPHDRAFSRSIRDSSIQASTAKYIMQQYIAATGGQAALQGVQSMYAVGKVRMCASEFHLGDQNVTAAQGRAEVGGFVLWQKCPEVWYFELIMAGHKMSAGSDGKVAWRQSAAENSHVSRGPPRPLRRSLQGLDPRSIANLFSDAVCIGEKVINGEECFILKLEASAATLRARSSAAFDIIHHTVWGYFSQRTGLLIQLEDSHLLRMKSGKGARRSENIFWETGMESVISDYRHIDGVNIAHGGKTTVTLFRYGEGSVNHKRKLEETWTVEEADFNVHGLTSDYFLPPSDLKKEGDDQHAG, from the exons atgAGGAAGCTGTGCCCGAGCGCGGACCGCGACGACACCCTCGACACGGTGCTGGAGGTGCCCATTCCCGATGAGATGCTCATCAACGTCACCGGCAACGACAAGCGCCGCGGCGCCGCCGGCGCCAACATGCGTGCCTGGCTCAAGACCCAGGCCTTCGACCACGCCACCGTCGacggccccgccgccgccgccgccaacgccgagCTCCAGCTCTTCCTCAACGTCGTCGGCTCGCCGCTCATCCCCTGTCCCGTCCCCCACGACCGCGCCTTCAGCCGCTCCATCCGCGACTCCTCCATC CAAGCGTCGACGGCCAAGTACATCATGCAGCAGTACATCGCGGCGACGGGCGGGCAGGCGGCGCTGCAGGGCGTGCAGAGCATGTACGCGGTGGGGAAGGTGCGGATGTGCGCGTCAGAGTTCCACCTGGGCGACCAGAACGTGACCGCCGCCCAGGGCCGCGCCGAGGTGGGCGGCTTCGTGCTCTGGCAGAAGTGCCCCGAGGTCTGGTACTTCGAGCTCATCATGGCCGGCCACAAGATGAGCGCCGGCAGCGACGGCAAGGTGGCCTGGCGCCAGTCCGCCGCCGAGAACTCACACGTCTCACGCGGCCCTCCCCGTCCACTCCGCCGCTCCCTCCAG GGTCTTGACCCGCGGTCGATCGCGAACCTCTTCTCGGACGCAGTGTGCATCGGGGAGAAGGTCATCAACGGCGAGGAGTGCTTCATCCTGAAGCTGGAGGCGAGCGCGGCCACGCTGCGGGCGCGGAGCTCCGCGGCGTTCGACATCATCCACCACACGGTGTGGGGCTACTTCAGCCAGCGCACGGGCCTGCTGATCCAGCTGGAGGACTCGCACCTGCTCCGCATGAAGTCCGGCAAGGGCGCGCGCCGCAGCGAGAACATCTTCTGGGAGACCGGCATGGAGTCCGTCATCTCCGACTACCGCCACATCGACGGCGTCAACATCGCGCACGGCGGCAAGACCACCGTCACGCTCTTCCGCTACGGCGAGGGCTCCGTCAACCACAAGAGGAAGCTGGAGGAGACGTGGACGGTGGAGGAGGCCGACTTCAATGTGCATGGCCTCACCTCCGACTACTTCCTGCCGCCGTCGGACCTCAAGAAGGAAGGCGACGACCAGCACGCCGGATGA